In the genome of Microbacterium paraoxydans, the window TCACGGTGCGGGTGGGCACCCCGCGGGCGGCCGCCGACTCCGGGTCGAGCGAGTCGAAGCGCAGCGGGTTCCACATCACGAGCAGGCCGAGCAGCACCACGAGGCTGATGCCGATGAGCCAGCCGAGGTCGGGGCTCGAGACCGACACGATCTGCCCCGTCAGGAGGCTGAACCGGTTGGCGCTGCGGCCGTCGTACAGCGACAGGAACAGGATGCCGAGACCGAGCCCGAACGGCATGAGCACGCCCACGATCGAGTTGCGGTCCCTGGCCTTGGCGCCGAGGACCCCGATGAGGATCGCCGCCACGAGGGCTCCGCCGAGGGATCCGAGCACGACGCTGCCGCCGAACAGCAGCGCCGCCGCCGCTCCCGCGAAGGAGAGCTCGCTCACCCCGTGCACCGCGAAGGCCAGATCGCGCTGCATGACGAAGACCCCGATGAGGCCGCCGACGAGGCCGAGCACGGCACCCGCGATGATCGAGTTCGAGAGCAGGGCGACGAGCTCGCCGTAGTCCTGGAACGAGAAGATGTCGTCCCAGCCGACCATCGGGACGAGGGCGGACGCGGCGGTCATGCGGCGCCCCCGTGCTCGTGGTCATGGTCATGGTGCGGCTCCGCATCGGGGACGCCGACCACGACGAGCCGGTCGCCGGCGCGGAGCACGAACACGGGGGTGCCGTAGAGGTCCGTCAGCACGCGGGTCTGCAGCACCTCCTCCGGAGTCCCGAGGAGGAACCGGCCCCCGGCGATGTAGAGGATGCGGTCGACGCGGTTCAGGATCGGGTTGACGTCGTGCGTGACGAAGAGCACGGCGGCCCCGCGCTCCCGACGCTGCCTGTCGATGATGTCGGTGACGGCGACCTGGTTGGCGAGGTCGAGGTTCGACAGCGGCTCGTCGCAGAGGAGCAGCGCGGGCTCGTCGGCGAGCGCCTGTCCGACCCGGAGGCGCTGCTGCTCCCCGCCGGAGAGCAGGCCCACCCGGCGATCCGCATACGATGTCGCCCCGACCGCGGCCAGCAGCGCGTCGACCTTCGCCCGGTCGCCGCGGTGCGGGACCGGGAAGCCGAAGCGGCTGCCCTGCACGCCGAGGGCGACGAGGTCACGGGCCCGCATGCTCGTGTCGGGCGCGAGCGCGCGCTGCTGCGGGATGTACCCGATGCGGGCGTTGCCGCGGTGCACGGGCTCGCCGGCCACGCGGATGCTGCCGCGGGACAGGGGCTGGAGTCCCAGGATGCTGCGGAGGAGCGTCGTCTTCCCGGATCCCGACGGACCGAGGACCGCGATGAACTCGCCGGGCCGCACCGTGAGGTCGAGTCCCGACCAGAGCTCGCGGTCTCCCCGCTGCAGGGCACCGTCGGCGATCTCGAGGACCGGACCGGTCTCCCTCGCGGGTCGCTGAGCCTGTGAACGGGCTCCGCTCACGACTGGACGGCGGCGGCGAGGCTCTGGATCGCGTCACTCATCCACTCAGAGTACGACGATCCGTCCTCGAGCAGCTCCGTGAACGCGACCACGGGCACCCCGGCGTCCTCCGCGGCCTTCTCCACGCGCTCCGTCTCCGCGCCGCCGGTCTGGGCGTTGGTGAGCACGGCGGTCACATCGCCGGACCCGACGACCTGCAGCGCCTCGAGCAGCACGGCGGGCGCGACATCACTGCCCTCCTCCACCGACTCCGCGAAGCCCTCGGGGGTGACGTCGGTGAGCCCGGCGGCCGTGGCCAGGTATCCGGGCAACGGCTCGGTCATGAACACCGTCGCACCGGCGGCGTCCGCCTTGATCGCCTCGAGGTCGCTTTCGAAGCCCTCCAGCTCCGCGACGAGATCGTCCGCGTTCGTGCGGAACGTGTCGGCACCGTCGGGGTCGATATCGGTGAGCTCGTCGGCGATCGCCTCGACGACGTGGATCATCGTGTGCGGGTCGAACCAGACGTGCTCGTTGAAGCCCTCGATGTGGTCGTGGCCGGCGTGGTCCTCCCCCTCGGCCTCGTGATCGTGCGCCTCGTCCGTCGCGGACTCGTCATCGGCGTGATCGTGGTCCTCGCCCTCGTCGTGACCCTCGTTGCCCGGGTAGTCGTGCGAGAACTCCACCGCGGTGACGACGTGCGGGTCCTGCGCATCCTGCAGGAGGCTGTCGATGAACGCGTCGTAGCCGCCGCCGTTCTCCACCACGAGGTCGGCCTTCTGCAGCGTCAGGCGGTCGCGAGCGCTCGCCTCGTAGGAGTGCGGGTCCTGGGTGGCCGAGTCGATGATCGAGGTGACGTCGACCCGGTCTCCGCCGACCTGCGCGGCGATGTCGCCGTAGACGTTGGTGCTGGCGACGACCGTCACCGCGCCGTCGTCCTCCGCCGCGCCCGAGGTCGACGAGCATCCGGCCAGGGAGAGGGCGGCGACCGAGGCGAGCGTGAGGGCGAGGGCGGGCTTCTTCATGGGTCCCACTCTAAACGCTAATGAGAACCATTATCAAACCGGCCCTCGCCCCATCGATCCCGCCTCAGCTCGCGAGCGCCACCGGGGCGACCCACACCGTGGCCTCGCCCGGCAGCTCGGATCCGTCCAACGCGACGGTCGACAGCACGGCGTCGTCGGCCGCAGCGCCCAGATCGAACGGCGCGGTACCGAAGTTCGTCACGACCTCCCACCCGTTCGGGCGGCGGAACCGCAGCACGTCCTCCCGACCCGTGTCGATCCACTCGAGCGTCTCCCCGGTCTGCAGCAGTCGCCGCAGCCGCAGCGCCTCGCGGTACAGGTTGAGGGTCGAGCCGGGGTCGGCGTCCTCCACCTCGACGGCATGCTCCGCGAACCAGCCGGGCTGCGGCAGGTGCGCGCCGGCGGCTCCGAAGCCGTACGAGCTGCCGGACGCCGTCCACGGCAGAGGCACGCGGCAGCCGTCGCGGCCGAGGCCGTCGAAGTCCGCGCCGCGGAAGAACCCGGGGTCCTGACGCTGGTCGGGCGCGATGTCCGCGACCTCGTGCAGGCCCAGCTCCTCGCCCTGATAGAGGTAGGCGCTGCCGGGCAGGCCGAGCAGCAGCAGCGTCGCGGCGTGTGCCCGGCGCAGGCCGCCCTCGCGGTCGAGGCCCTCCTCCGGGCCGCCGGCGCGCACCCACTCGGTGCCCTGCTTGACCGCGCGGCCGCGCAGCGGCGGCAGGCCGTAGCGGGTGGCGTGCCGCGTCACGTCGTGGTTCGAGAGCACCCAGGTGGTCGACGAGCCGGCGGCCTGCGCCTGCGCGAGGTTGTCGGCGATGATGCGCTGGAAGTCCGCCGCATCGAAGTCGGCGACGAGCAGGTCGAAGTTGAACGCCTGCCCGAGTCCCTCCGCGGAGGCGTACTTCGCGCGGCGCTCCGGGGTCTCCACCCACGCCTCGGCGACCGCGGTGCGCGGCGGGTCGTACTCGTTGAAGACCGCCCGCCACTGGGCGTAGATCTCGTGCACGTCGTCGCGGTCGATCATCGGATGCGTACCGGAGGTGCGGTCCATCGCGTCGAGCTCGGCGCGCGACGGCAGCGGCTCGGTGAGGTCCTTCGTCAGCATGTGGGCCACGTCGATGCGGAAGCCGTCCACGCCGCGGTCCGACCAGAAGCGGAGCGTCGTGAGGAAGTCCTCGCGCACCTCCGGGTGGTCCCAGTTCAGGTCGGGCTGCTCGACGGCGAAGTTGTGCAGGTACCACTGGCCGTCCTCGACGCGCTCCCAGGCGCTGCCGCCGAAGACCGACACCCAGTCGGTGGGCGGCTCCGCGCCGTCGCGGCCGGTGCCCTCACGGAAGATGTAACGCTCCCGTGCGGCGGAACCGCGGCCGGCGGCGAGCGCCTCCTGGAACCAGGCGTGCTGGTCGGAGGTGTGGTTGGGGACGATGTCGACGACGACGCGGATGCCCCGCGCGTGCAGTGCCTCGACCATGGCGTCGAAGTCGTCGAGCGTGCCGAGACGGGGATCCACGTTCCGGTAGTCCGCCACGTCGTACCCGCCGTCGGCGAGCTCCGACGGGTAGAACGGGCTCAGCCACACCGCGTCGATGCCGAGCTCGGCGAGGTAGTCGGCGCGAGACACGATGCCGGGGATGTCGCCCAGGCCATCGCCGTCGGCGTCCGCGAAGCTCCGCGGATAGATC includes:
- a CDS encoding metal ABC transporter permease, which produces MTAASALVPMVGWDDIFSFQDYGELVALLSNSIIAGAVLGLVGGLIGVFVMQRDLAFAVHGVSELSFAGAAAALLFGGSVVLGSLGGALVAAILIGVLGAKARDRNSIVGVLMPFGLGLGILFLSLYDGRSANRFSLLTGQIVSVSSPDLGWLIGISLVVLLGLLVMWNPLRFDSLDPESAAARGVPTRTVSLLFMVLLGLIVAVSVHIIGALLVMALLVTPAAAAMRITAGPVAVPVLAAVFGFVSAVGGILLALAGTLPVSPYITTLSFTIYVVCWIVQRVRSRVTRV
- a CDS encoding metal ABC transporter ATP-binding protein, with the protein product MSGARSQAQRPARETGPVLEIADGALQRGDRELWSGLDLTVRPGEFIAVLGPSGSGKTTLLRSILGLQPLSRGSIRVAGEPVHRGNARIGYIPQQRALAPDTSMRARDLVALGVQGSRFGFPVPHRGDRAKVDALLAAVGATSYADRRVGLLSGGEQQRLRVGQALADEPALLLCDEPLSNLDLANQVAVTDIIDRQRRERGAAVLFVTHDVNPILNRVDRILYIAGGRFLLGTPEEVLQTRVLTDLYGTPVFVLRAGDRLVVVGVPDAEPHHDHDHEHGGAA
- a CDS encoding metal ABC transporter substrate-binding protein gives rise to the protein MKKPALALTLASVAALSLAGCSSTSGAAEDDGAVTVVASTNVYGDIAAQVGGDRVDVTSIIDSATQDPHSYEASARDRLTLQKADLVVENGGGYDAFIDSLLQDAQDPHVVTAVEFSHDYPGNEGHDEGEDHDHADDESATDEAHDHEAEGEDHAGHDHIEGFNEHVWFDPHTMIHVVEAIADELTDIDPDGADTFRTNADDLVAELEGFESDLEAIKADAAGATVFMTEPLPGYLATAAGLTDVTPEGFAESVEEGSDVAPAVLLEALQVVGSGDVTAVLTNAQTGGAETERVEKAAEDAGVPVVAFTELLEDGSSYSEWMSDAIQSLAAAVQS
- a CDS encoding glycoside hydrolase family 13 protein, whose protein sequence is MTDSLLTATREDDKTATWWRQAAVYQIYPRSFADADGDGLGDIPGIVSRADYLAELGIDAVWLSPFYPSELADGGYDVADYRNVDPRLGTLDDFDAMVEALHARGIRVVVDIVPNHTSDQHAWFQEALAAGRGSAARERYIFREGTGRDGAEPPTDWVSVFGGSAWERVEDGQWYLHNFAVEQPDLNWDHPEVREDFLTTLRFWSDRGVDGFRIDVAHMLTKDLTEPLPSRAELDAMDRTSGTHPMIDRDDVHEIYAQWRAVFNEYDPPRTAVAEAWVETPERRAKYASAEGLGQAFNFDLLVADFDAADFQRIIADNLAQAQAAGSSTTWVLSNHDVTRHATRYGLPPLRGRAVKQGTEWVRAGGPEEGLDREGGLRRAHAATLLLLGLPGSAYLYQGEELGLHEVADIAPDQRQDPGFFRGADFDGLGRDGCRVPLPWTASGSSYGFGAAGAHLPQPGWFAEHAVEVEDADPGSTLNLYREALRLRRLLQTGETLEWIDTGREDVLRFRRPNGWEVVTNFGTAPFDLGAAADDAVLSTVALDGSELPGEATVWVAPVALAS